Proteins encoded by one window of Rhodamnia argentea isolate NSW1041297 chromosome 6, ASM2092103v1, whole genome shotgun sequence:
- the LOC115748362 gene encoding uncharacterized protein LOC115748362, whose protein sequence is MGMLATTSPSMSASSAHYYHTHKVFLLCNYVLLGAASSCIFLTLSLRLLPSICGFFLILLHVFTIAGAVSGCAAASSSGGAASGRWYAAHMVATVLTAIFQGSVSVLIFTRTGDFLGNLKSYVREEDGAIILKLAGGLCILMFCLEWVVLTLAFFLKYYASVEGDYNSSSNPLKRSAKVQEESMSDWPWPFQV, encoded by the coding sequence atggggaTGCTTGCGACGACCTCGCCGTCGATGTCGGCGTCGTCCGCCCATTACTACCACACCCACAAGGTGTTCCTCCTGTGCAACTACGTCCTCCTCGGGGCCGCCTCCAGCTGCATCTTCCTCACCCTCTCCCTCCGCCTCCTCCCCTCCATCTGCGGcttcttcctcatcctcctccacgTCTTCACCATCGCCGGCGCCGTGTCCGGCtgcgccgccgcctcctcctccgggGGGGCCGCCAGCGGCAGGTGGTACGCCGCCCACATGGTGGCCACCGTCCTCACCGCCATCTTCCAGGGCTCCGTGTCCGTGCTCATCTTCACCAGGACCGGCGACTTCCTCGGCAACCTCAAGTCCTATGTCAGGGAAGAGGACGGGGCCATCATCCTGAAGCTGGCTGGCGGGCTGTGCATCCTGATGTTCTGCCTGGAGTGGGTCGTGCTCACGCTCGCCTTCTTCCTCAAGTACTACGCCTCCGTCGAAGGCGACtacaacagcagcagcaacccTCTGAAGAGGAGTGCCAAGGTGCAGGAGGAGAGCATGAGTGACTGGCCCTGGCCCTTCCAGGTCTAA